TGATATGGTTGTTAAAGTCTCCAGGCCCtttcccttgtctttttttttgactGTTATTATCTTATCCATGTTTGATCCTTATCCTGTTTCATGGACCAGGCCTCCTGAAACTCTTGAAATTTACTTTCCTTCATAGGTCATGTGAAGACTTCCGGAGCACAACTCAAGAACCACACAGTAGAGGAGTCCCCAACATTCAATACTCAGCAATTAATACTCAGTGAGAAGAATAAAGGTTTGTACTTTCTGTGcctctggggagaggaaagggcacTGAGACTGAGATCAGTCACCACCGGCCAATGGCCAGTGGCCAATGATTCAATCAATAAGCCTACTTCTTGAAAcctcaaaaaaatgtaaaaatattaaagttcAGAGAGTTTCCTGGGTGGTGAACACAAGTACGTGATGTGAGGGTGCTGTGTTCACTGAGACATGGAGGCTCCACACACCTCCACTCCCCCTTTGCTCTACACGTCCCCTCCATTTCACTATTTGTGAACTTTTCATGTATATTCATCTGAGAACAGTAAGGGTTTTCCTAAGTTTTATcatcagttccattcagttgttAAACTTGGAAGTGATGTCATGGAACCTCCACATTTTAACCGTTTGGTCACAAGTGTAAGTAACAAGGGAACACGTGACTGGCTCTATAAAGTGAGGACAGTCTTGAGCCCTCGTCCCGTGAGATCTGCATTAACTGCACAGATTTCACATCAGGCGTCAGTTGACTGGGGGATGCCCAGCAGGTATCTGGGGAATTGGTTGATGTTGGTAGAGACGCCACATATTCGCTGTCAGGGTTTAACCCAAGCTCACTCTGCCCTGTGAGGTGGGGGCTTAGATGAAGCTTGGGATGGGGAAGTAATAAAAGTAGGACACTGCATCCAGAAACTCTTACAAGTAAGCTGTATTTTCCGAACTCCTGGTGGAATCAGGTATTGTAATCGATGGGTTGTGACATCATAAGTTACCTGTCCTGACCCTACCACCCACATGCTTGTGTCCTGGGGCAAGTCatctgcagtttcctcatctgaacagGGGAAAATGTTACATGAGTTCTCTGAACAGTTTACCAGTCGTGAATATAAAGAATCTGTTCGCATTTCATGACCAATTTTGCCCATTTTCCACCAACGCGTTAATCTGAAGAAGTTTATCCTTGCAAGAAAACATATTGAGGGCTCAAATAATGATTATACctctattattaaaaataagcagaaagaCGTGGGACCACTGAGCAGATCAACTTCAAGAGCGCAAAAACACAGCCCTTGTGTAGTTTGTCTCGTGGGACCTAGGCTGAGAAAATATGAGTAAAGTCTCCAGGCCCTTTCATTTGTCCTCTTTTGactattattttattgttcataTATTTGATCTATATTTGATCCTTGTCCTGGTTCATGGTCCAGGCATCCTGAAACTCTTGGAACTTACTTTCTTTGACAGACCATGAGACCACTCAGGGAAAGCAACCCAGGAAACTTCAGGTTCTGGGTTGTCTGCCAAAAAACTCAAACACCCATTCAGAGGTTGGAAATTTCACCAATTTCTTGCCAGCCCCTCTGGGGAGAGGGGCAGGCTCTGAGATCGAGATCAATGAGCAATGGCCACTAATTTAATCAAAGTGGTTCTCTATTGAAAACCTCCTTAAAAATCCATAAATATCTGGGTTCAGAGGCTTCAGGGTTAACGATTACCAGGACAGACTCTTTTATTATCCTCTCAGGAGACTGAATGTTAGAGGGAGATTGACCTTTGTGTTGATGTGCCCCATTATCAAGGTGATTTTGTActaaaaggaaatcaattatACCCATTCTATTTGATGACCTTGCACTTGTGGAGAGAATGAAAATGAGAGTTAGTAAGTCCCTTTAAAGCACTGTTCTTGGGGATGGGGACACAGCTATCAAAAAAACATGGCAAAGTAATTTGCCTTCTTGGAGGATGACATAAAAATAGCAAAGGGGAGAAATCCTATGGTAGGTTATCAGTTTCTTGAAGATAGAGAGCAAGGCAGAGAAACAATGCTGTCCTTTTTCTCTACAGGGTCAAGGAAACCCTCTGTGATAAGGAGGCACTGAGCAGAGCTGCAGAAATAACATGCCTGGTTGTGTCTGAGCAACAGAAGGGACCAGGGTAGCTGGATATGAGAGGGTTTATATGAGGGGAAACGAGTAGAAGGGGATGAGGCATCGAGGCCATGGGAGCAGGTAGAGAGAACGCTTGTAGGACTTTTTAAGAATCAGAATTTGACTCTCAGAGAAAAAGGGACTCACTGAGGGATTGGTCGTGATGGAGCCATGCGGAAGGACAGAATAATAACAGAATCCTTCAGGCTGCAGTTCAGAGAGTGGCCTCGAGGGGGTAAAGAGCAGAGACAAAGCCCCAGTGAGCAGTGTTATTCCCTGAGTGGATCCCAGGTCTCTTGAATAACATGAATGTCCTGCTCTGTTGAAGTTTCTATGGAGGCGTCATTACCTAGTCATGATGCATTAAATCATTAGCCATTGGAGGTCGTTCAACAGACAGCTCCATTACCCTCCCTGAGGCTGAGCGAAGGAGAGGAGCAGTGGATAGAAGACCAGGGGAAGGGTGGAATGAAAGTGCCCACCCGCCGGTAGGCAGACCTTTCCTGTGCAATCAGAGCCCGTTCTGGGCTCATTAGAGTCTTTCCAAACTCAACCACTTCACATATCAAAGGACACTGTTATTGCTCTCATCACAAAAGAAATACCAAGATTTTTAGGATCAGCatcaggaaaacaatgaaaaaacaaatatgtatatttctccttatatacacaatatatagtATCAATATTCATTCATAGAATCCCCATGAAATAACTGAAGCAAACACAGTGTTATGTTTTCTTCATGCCTTTTTCCATTATAGCACGATTCCTTCACAATTTTTATTAATGATGGAAAGCTTTTACCACACACATAACACAGAGGATATTAATAGTATTATAAAACTCAGGTATCCAGACCCAGTAATTACTGACATATAGGGAATATTTTTTACCTTTGTCCTGTTGTTGTTGTACACTTGTggaggtttttgtgttttttttcttttttgagcatttatgtatttatttgggtgGGCTGGTTATTAGTTGCGGgtcccaggctcagtagttatagTCTGTCGACTTCGTGTCTACAGCATTTgggactttagttccctgacaagggattgaaccctggacTCAGGCATTGCacggtagagtcttaaccacgggatcaccagggaagtcctacagaAGTTTTAAGGCTTTTCAAAGGCATTATGCCAGATTTTCTTAAAAGGCTTCATGAAGAGACATATGTTTGCACATGATTACTACATCATGTCACCCCTAGCAACATTCATAATTCATCCAGAAAAGGAGGTTTTCAAATAGGCTTTTCAATTTGACCTCCACAACCCTAACATTCTCTATTCCAAACAAACCGGTGGTTCTAGTTGTTGGCCTTGTACGGAGCAGTGATGACCGTCCACGTAACTGACAACTGCCCTCTCATTCCAGCAGATTCTAGGCCTGCCTTCTGCCTGGAGCCCAAAGTGGTAGGTCACGGCACTACTAAGATGCCCAGGTACTTCTACGATGCCAAGACCGGTCACTGTGAGCCGTTCACATATGGCAGCCTCGGAGGGAACAAAAACAACTTCCTAACGATAGAGGACTGCATGAAGACCTGCGGTCAAGGGGCTGGTTCCCTGTGGTAAGACAGGGGCCAGGGCACagggggagggaagggctggggaAAGGGGCGGAGCTCAGGGGGCCACACACCATTCACCCTGCACAGTGTCTTCCTCCTCGCTGCTGCCAGGAGGAGAGGCTGCAGTGTCCTGTGAAACCACACTGAGCGAGTTCTCCAGGGAGAGGATGGCAGGAGGTCAACCCCGGAGGCCTCTTTGTGGTCATCTCAGCCTGATCACATGCTCTTCTTTCTTAGATGGGAACACTGCTTCAGCCACCCTCCAGGGCAGGTCTGCAGTGCTCCTGAGTGCCCCACCTAGGCTTGGAAAGTTCACTTCTTTCTTGTAGGCCATTTGGGTCATGAGGACTCTGCTTCTATATTTTTGGAAAATCTAGGATCTGTCAAGATGACCAGTGTCCAGGTCTGGGGCTGCAAATGATGGCACTTAGCAAGTTCCTTTCTTTTTGCAGAGGACACTCGAAGAGTGTCTCCCAGAAAATGTGAAGTCCGAGGAGGACCCCTGCAGAGCTAGGCCATGGCTGCTTCTAAACCATTAGGTCTCCTCGCAGTTCTTCTCTCCCCTACCCTCCACAGCAGAGCCAGCCTATTTCCTCTCTTCCACGGTCTGCATGCCTTTTCTGTCTCATCCAGTTAGCTCTCAGCACCATGAGAACATGTCCTCCCTTTATCCCAAACACTTAGGACAGTTCCTGACACCAAAGAGACAGTTCTacttgaggaaggaaggaagggatgtAGGAGCACACTCCCCATGACCAGAGTGACTGCAGAGCCTGCGCTTTATCACAGGATTTTCATTTTCACCCCCATCCTCACGGCATCCTCACCTTCATCCCCCTGCCCACCATCACTGCTCTCCTCGTGGGTGGCCAGGTGGTATTTCCAGCATCCAGTTCTCAGCATCCATACTGAGAGAAGAGTTTGGGATAAAGAAGCCCCTAAACCCCAGAATGATGCtgcattttcctttctgtaaCTTCAAACACTGTgggttatatttaaataaatgcatattaaaattaaACTGACTGGAGTGGAGCCTGTTGTTTGCAACTACAAACCTTAACCAATAAGGTCCATGGAAATAGTGGTCCTCCTCACTGTTCTGCAGAGCTGTGGGCACCTCCAAATTCCCTGTCCAGAGACTGTGCCCTACCAGGTACAAGAAGCAAACCTGTTATAGCCTCACTGACCTCTTAGTAGCCACACCAAGCTACACAGAAGCATGCTAGACACACACCTCAACATGACAGCTTTTATTTCATGCTTCTAAGTTCAGTCAAGTTTGGGAGCAGGTTGTCCTCCTGAACTCGCAGAAGGAGAATGGGCATGAGGCTCAGTTGTCCACTTTTCTAAGAAATCCGATTCCCTGATGTCGCATGTGGGGAGGCGGCTTCTTAGTTCAGTTACAGAAAGACAACTACCTTTTAGTGCCTCAGGCTCTGTGTTAGCATTTTCCCTGCATTTTTCTATAATCTTCCTAAGAATCCTTCaagggaggaaatggaggcatGGAGATGACACTTGGCTGCTGCATTCATTTCCTAACACAGCAACTTCCCAGCCTCCCAAGTAGATCCACTTTGACGATGTTTTTCAGCTCTGCCTCTAAGATGTAGAATGGAGGCACCTTGGGAAAACAAAGTATCTGTTTCACGATGGATCAGTAAAGTGAGGCATGGGGACCACAGCAAGCACCgtaatgaaataaatgagaacaCAGATGGTGCTGGTGCTGTTACTCACTTCCTCAGAGTCTTGGACAAATTTCTCAGCATCTCTGAGTTTTCCTttattcagttataaaataaggataacaaTCTTACTTGTTAATACTTCTAGCCAGAGACCAGTAGAAACACCCCTGTTCCTAGATGAACTTCCATTCCTAGTTGAACTCATTGGGTTTATTGCTCACTAGAGCAAGGAATGGGAATCATCTTGGAAAACAATATGCTGTCTTATTAAGAAAATGTTAGAAAGAATTTATAGGATGTGGGTGGTATTAGGTGATTTGGTGGAGGGTTTCAGGAAGCTGTCTTTGCTCTGGATGAAGGCTGTGAAGAAGTGGGGTAGTTCTCTGACTGAGTATCATAATCTTAAATCTAAGAAGGGAAGGCTTGATCGAGGCTCTGAGAGCAGTACTTGGTCAAGAAGTAGCAGTCATTCAAGATAGGAAGGTGCTTTGATCATATTGGTGCTTTCTGTAATTTAGCTCCTTTTGTCAATGCTCAAATATGATTATCCAGTGTACTATTTTTTTCTAGATCTTTCACAAACACAGAATGGCCTCATTTGATGTTGAAGTTCTGTAAAATGTTTATGTTGAGCAGAAAAACAGAAGGACCATTGTGTACCAGCTCAGGTCTTGGAACTCAgaagttgcttttctttttctctatcaaTCTCATAGAGTCATGATGAGAATTAAAGAGTTGTATTTGTTAAATGCTTGGTCTGTCCAAGTACTGACAGAGTAACCTTTTAATGAATGTTAGATAGATAAGAGTAATAGTAATACTGCAAATATAAAAGTTCTTTAACTTTTAtcaataattattaatttatttcagtattaagttagagataccaaggaaatatttcatgcaacgatgggtacaataaaggacagaaatggtatggacctaacacaagcagaagatattaagaagaggtggcaagaatacacagaagaactatacaaaaaaagatattaatgaccagataatcatgatagtgtgatcactcacctagagccagacatcctggagcgtgAAGTCAGTactggcccttaggaagcatcactacgaacaaagctagtggaggtaatggaattccaggtgagctttttcaaatcctaaaagatgatgctgttaaagtgttgcactcaatatgttccacaaatttggaaaattccaaatttcagcagtggccataggactggaaaaggtcagttttcattccagtcccaaagaagggcaataccaaagaacattcaaactttGCGGCCAActtcattcatttcacatactagcaagctaatgctcaaaatccttcaagccaggcttcaacagtacatgaaccgagaacttccagatgttcaagctggatttagaaaggcagagaaaccagggatcactggatcatagaaaaagtaagagaattccagagaaacatttacttctgctccattgactacgctaaaccctttgactatgtggatgacaacaaactgtggaaaattcttaaagagatgggaatgccagaccacctgacctgcctcctgcgaaacctatatggaggtcaggaagcaacagttagaaccagacatggaacaacagactggttctgaattgggaaaggaatacgtcaaggctgtatattgtcaccctgcttatttaacttatatgcagagttcatcatgagaaatgctgggctggatggagctcaagctggaatcaagattgttggaagaaatatcaatacctcagatatgcagatgacaccacacttatggcagaaagtgaagaggaactaaggagcctcttgataaaagtgaaagaggagagtgaaaaagttggtttaaaactcaacattcagaaaacgaagatcatcgcatccagtcccatcacttcatggcaaatagatggggaaacaatggaaacagtgacagactttattttcttgggcttcaaaatcactgcagatgatgactgcagccatgaaattaaaaaacacttgctccttggaagaaaaactacgacaaacctagacagcacattaaaaagcagagacattactttgccaacaaaggtccggctagtgaaagctatggtttttccagtagtcatgtatggatgtgagagttggaccgtaaagaaggctgggtgccaacAAATTGACGCTTtcatactgtggtgttggagaggattcttgagaggcccttggacagcaaggagatcaaaccagtcaatcctaaaggaaatcaaccctgaatattcattgaaggactgatgctaaagctgaagttccaatactttggccatttgatgcaaagagccaactcactggaaaagaccctgatgctgggaaagactgaaggcaggaggaaaagaggacgactgccgggagccggcatattgcatattgagtgcatattgcatattgagtgcagcacttttcaggatctggaatagctcaactggaattctatcactgccggtagccagcgtgaggaactccgcccatgacaaaggtcatgaggaaggaggctcggcatacgcaaaggcgggatcgagcttcaggagtccccctggaaattctcgagcatatacccccaaaaccagagtctgcctactttctgctttgtgctttcacctacacctctgactttacggggggctgtcccccactacctctctgaaaaaagagttagcttacagctccagttaataattcctgggtgtgacagtgtttaacttacaaactcctttggaaatcctctagcctgcctgaataggtttttccggccacatgtgattgttcagagcctcccaactgtaagaggcaggagatgttctaaactgtgtaaacacagattcttttgaatagttaaaagattgattagaaattgtattggtgaagggattttcacttgttgggccaatgtttgctgctaagtctccatatcccttacctgctgtgtccctggcagtgtattgattaatataattggtgtaagtagtagctttaatgtttgtaacctgggacccttgagttaattctttttcttgttatagcccaccacacctttgccctgtaggaatgcaactttatctaatgcttttggagggtggctcctgaccaatcacctttagagaaaaataagttttctgaagaaaaggtcttaaaatgttaacaggcctccgggccagaagatgatgcaaatcacctaagcttttgcatatgataagtttgcaggaagaaagcctggtttgctacaagactctaccccttcccccattatcctctatgcataacttaaggtataaaaactactttgaaaaataaagtgcgggccttgttcaccgaaacttggtctcaccatgtcgttctttctcttaccttctggctgaattattcagcctcttttctccactgaatttcttcactgagctatccttatttcagcctcttttcttcactgaattttactgagctatcctcattctattactctttatatccttaattaacgtttaattaagcaattgtttcctgatcctcgcctacgccgtctctccttcgaataccctggatcagccgggccTGGTCCCCGgcagacgacagaggaagagatggttggatgacatccccgactctatggatatgagtttgagcaagctccgggagctggtgatggacagggaaacctggctgcactccatggggtcgcaaagagtccgacacgactgagcgactcaacaacagcaacccAGCTGCCAACTGAACCTTCAGCCTCGTGCACTGCAGTTCACAGCTTTCTTCTGGCACACAGACAGCCCCCAAGCCAGAAGCTAGCAACAACAACTACAAACTTTAAAGACAGCTACCAAAAGACTTCAATGCTCCGGCCGAACACAACAACAACTACAAACTTTAAAGGCAGCTACCAAAAGACTTCAATGCTCTGGCCGAACAGGGAGGAAGTGTGCGCAGCTTCAGGCGGAGATCGCACTTCCTCAGGCGGCCACCAGAGGGCCGTATAGAGCGGTTTCTGACGGCTGAGGAACAGGTTGGGGTGTTcgtgttcagtcgtgtcggactctgccacccctatagactatagccctccaggctcctctgtccatgggattctctaggcaagaatactggagtgggttgtcattttcttctccaggggatcttcccgacccaggaattgaccctAATCTCCTGCATCTTGTGCATTGGCACACGGATTcattacaactgagccaccttgaAAGCCCCAAGGAACAGGTGACTTGATCCCAAAGAGAACCAAGAGAAATCCCCAAACCCACCTACATTTTTGAGACACCAGCAGATCAAATAAAGAGCAGCGTGGAGTGGACAAGGGACTCAAACTGAGTGAGGCCTGTCACGGAAGGAAAGGTGCTTTAGGTTACCTCTGAGGAAGAAAGGGACCATTTcaggaaacagtgacactttgGATCGTGGGGAACTTTCTGAAGGGGATATGAAACATGACATCCCCCCAAAAATGCTTATTTGtccctttttaaaatgcattggaccacacatttaaaaaactgggaaCGAAGGAAACTAATACTCCGTGTTCTTTTAAAAGTGTGTTGGTCTGAGGAGTTCGAAGAACTTTACACCAAAATCAATGTAACTCTCAAAAGAGCAGAgtccttgtttttcttaaaacagaTACCAGCACcttattttgcaaaaaaagaaactttggctcagagaggtgaaaggacttgcccaagatcacacagcaacaTCCAAACCTACTGAAAGCCAAACTCTTCTAATTAGTAATGAATCTGTAACATTAAACTGTTATAAATAATAgttagtatttttaattattacatattaattaattaaacaaattaTTAGTAATAATTTGTACTTTATTTGCTCCGATTAATGTtatccatggagaaggcaatggcaccccactccagtactcttgcctgggaaatcccatggacggaggagcctggtaggctacagtccatggggttgctaagagtcagacacgactgagcgacttcactttcactttcatgcactggagaagaaaatggcaacccactccagtattgttgcctgaagaatcccagggacaggagcctggtgggctgccgtctatggggtcacacagagtcggacacaactgaagtgacttagcagcaatgttaTCAGACCAGTCTTTCATTGAGGGCTTAGTTTCAACACTTGTGCAAAGCATTTTACAAATATCATCATATCCTCTTCTCATCATAATGCTCTGAGtttcacagagaaagagaaacgCAACCTCTGATTCCAGGAGCAGCCCTGGCACCACCGCTGGCCTTTAGTTCTCCTGCTGAATGTAAATATTTCACAAAACATCAACATCAAATAAGGGTATTCTGTGATCATGATATGTCGTGACAAAAATAGGGTACTCTACACTCATGTTTAAACACAAATGGCTAAATTATAAAAGCCACCAAAAATGACCAAAAGTCCCCCTCTCCTGCTCCATGTGAATGACAGATGCTGACTTACCAAGTACAACTCTAAACTCCATCTAGTCTTCCCTTCTTAAGATTAAGATACCCAATCAGAGAACTGCCCTGTTCCTAACACCATCCATCCAGAGCAGAGCTAGCTTCCGGGAACTCTCCCCAAAATCACCTAACACAAGCCCACATCCTGTAAGTTCTAACATTCTCTTAATGAGAGATCATATTGCTTTCCAAGATGACTCCTGTTCCTTCCTGCTGTGAATAATAAACCCAACTAGTTCAACTAGGAATAGAAGTGGTTCTAGTGGTCTCTGGCTAGAAACATTAACAAGCAGAAGCATTGTCCTTACTTTATAACTAAAGAAATTAATGCTCTGAGATGTTGAGAAATTTGCCCAAGTCTACAAGGAAGTGAGTACCAGTACCGGCATCATCAGTGCTCTTGTCTATTGAAATATGTGCTTGCTGTGGTCCCCAGGCCTCACTTTACTCATCTGTCATGAAACAGATACTCTCTGACCTCCAAAGTTGTCTCCATCCTACATCTTCCCAGAGGCAGGAGCAGAAAAGCATCATCAAAGTCCCTCTGCTTGGGGCAGTGGAGACTTCCAATGTTAGGAAGCAAATACAGCAGCTAAGAGCCATCTCcctgcctccatttcctcctttGAAGGATTCCTAGGATGATGAAAACAATAATGCAGGCAAAATGCTAGGGCAGAGCCTGGGACACAAAAAAGGTACTTACCTTTCTTTACCTGAAGTAAGAATCCCCATCCCCAGGCATGCCCTAAGGAGAGGGAGTCCTCAGAAAAGTGGACAACTGAGCCTCATGTCTTTACTCCTTCTGAGAGTCCAGGAGGACACCTTGCACCCAAATGTGACCTAGCCCAAGAAGTGAAGAATGAAAGCCTTCATGTAGATTTGTCTGTCTCCTGAGTTTTTGTGTAGTGTGCATGGTGCTATGATGGATTGCCTTTCTGTACCTGGCAGGGTCTCGCCTGAGGACAAGAAAACGGGGGAGGTGCGCGCTGCTCTGCAGAACAGTGAGAAGGACCACCATTTCCATGGAACCTGTTGGTTACGGTTTGTGGTTGCAAACAACCAGACTCCACTCCAGTTAGTTTAATTTGCatatgaatttattaaaatatgttagtttgaaaatacagaaaagaaaatgcaacatcATTGTGGGGGATGGTGGCTTCTTTTCTGAAAAGGTCTATCCCAACACTTACGCCAAGAACCAGATACCAGAGATTCTACCCTGGCCATCCACAGGGAGAGAAGTGACGGTGGGGAGGGGGATGAGGTGAGGATGGAGTGAGAATGGGGGTAAAGACAAAAATCCTGGCAAAAACCGTAGGCTCTACAGTTCTCAGGTTTGAATGATGTGTTCCTGCATTcatcccttccttcctcactCAAATAATTATGAACAGTC
The Bos indicus x Bos taurus breed Angus x Brahman F1 hybrid chromosome 13, Bos_hybrid_MaternalHap_v2.0, whole genome shotgun sequence genome window above contains:
- the LOC113902978 gene encoding trophoblast Kunitz domain protein 1-like, with the protein product MNRLCLSAALLFLLVILVDSTLVNIHHIQDEGLETSHRRGPKKHSTKDMIKNIIRGVATGAKIANAGSGFIREVVKAMREGNKGHVKTSGAQLKNHTVEESPTFNTQQLILSEKNKADSRPAFCLEPKVVGHGTTKMPRYFYDAKTGHCEPFTYGSLGGNKNNFLTIEDCMKTCGQGAGSL